The Haloferax volcanii DS2 DNA segment ATGACGATTGCCACGTCGGCGTCGCCGGTCCACGAGTAGTAGCCGACGCCGCCGCCGTAGACGCCACGGGGCTCGGCTTCGAGGTCGTCGATAATCTCCATCGCGCGGACCTTCGGCGCGCCGGTGAGCGTCCCCGCGGGGAACGTCGCTCGCGTGGCGTCGAAGGCGTCGGCGTCGGCGTCGAGCGTCCCCGAGACGGTCGATTCGATGTGCTGGACGTGGCTGTACTTGATGATGCTCATGAAGTCCTCGACGCGGACGCTCCCGGGCGTCGAGACCCGGCGCACGTCGTTGCGGCCGAGGTCGACGAGCATCGTGTGCTCGGCGCGCTCTTTCGCGTCCGCGAGGAGTTCGCCGGCGAGGCGGCGGTCCTCAACCGGGCCGGACCCGCGCTGGCACGTCCCCGCGATGGGGTTGACGACGACGCGGTCGCCCCTGACGGAGACGAGCGTTTCGGGGCTCGCGCCGACGACGCGCCGGTCGCCGTGCCGGAGCAGGAACATGTACGGCGAGGGGTTCACCTCGCGCAGCGAGGCGTACAGACCGACCGGGTCGACCTGCCCGCGGAGCTTCCGGGTGCGCGAGATGACGCCCTGATAGATGTCGCCGTCGCGGACGTGTTCTTTCGTCTTCCTGACCGCGGCCTCGTACTCCTCGCGGGAGCCGGCGTCCTCGCCGGTCCGCTCGAAGCCGCCGGGGGCGGGGTCGTCCGCCGCGCGGAGCTTTTCCGCGACGCGCTCGGCCTCGGCGACGACGCCGTCGTACACCTCGCCGGGGTCGTCGTCGGGCGAGACGACGGGGGTACAGACGAGGCGGACGGCGTCCTCGCGGTGGTCGAACGAGAGGGTCCGGGTCGTGAGGACGAACTCGGCGTCCGGGTCGTCCGTGTCGGGGCGCTCGCGGCCGACCTCGTCGAGCCAGAGGTCGTAGACGGCCTCGTAGGCGAGGAAGCCGACCAGCCCGCCGGTGAGCGTCTGGCGGTCCGTCTCGGGGAAGTTGACGCGCGGGAGGTCGGGGAGCGCGCCGCGCAGGGAATCGAGCACGTCGCCGTCGCCCGCGCCGACGAACTCCGCGGCGGGGCCGCCGAGGTCGGTCACGTCGACGCCGTCGGGACCGACCGTCACGACCGCTTCGGGGTCGTAGCCGACGAACGAGAAGCGCGCGTGGGAGTCGGCGGCCGTCGCGGGCGCGGAGAACGCGCCCTGCGGGTTGCTCGAGGAGACCTTCTCGGCGCTCTCCAGGAGGAAGCCGTAGTCGCTGCGGTCCGCGAGCGTCGTGTACGCGGCCAGCGGGTCCACGGACACGTCGAGGTCGGCCACGAGGTGGGTCACGACCGGTCCGTCCGCGTCGCCGGCGAGGGAGACGAACTCCTCGCGGTCGGTGTCGGGGGCCGTCACGCGACGACCTCCTCGTGGTCGTCGACCGCTCCGCGAGCCGTCTTCGCCGCGGCGACGAACGCGCGGACCGCGTCGTGGTCCTTGACCCCGCCGGAGGCCTCGACGCCGCTCGCGACGTCGACGCCGTAAGGTTCGACGGTTCGAACCGCCTCGACGACGTTGTCTGGCGTCAGGCCGCCCGCGAGAATTACGGGCGCGTCGACCGCCGCGACGAGGTCGCGCGAGGCGTCCCAGTCGTGGGTCTCGCCGGTGCCGCCCGCGCCCGAGTCGGAGGGCGTGTCGACGAGGATAGCGTCGACGACGGGCGCGAGGTCGCGTGCGCGGGCGAGGTCGGTCGCGTCGACGACCGGGACGACGCCGACGCCCGTCGCGCGGAGCGAGTCGAGGTCGTCGGCCGCGAAGTCGCCGTGGAGTTGGAGCACGTCCGGGCCGACCTCGCGGGCGAGGTCTCGGGCGTGGTCGACGGAGTCGGGCATCGTCACGAGGGTGGTCGTGAGGAACGGCGGCGCGGCGGCGAACAGTTCGCGGGCGCGCTCGCGGGGAATCTCGCGGGGCGTGTCCACGGGCACGTCGCAGATGGCACCGACCGCGTCGGCACCGGCCGCGTCGACGGCGGCGAGGTCGGTTTCGTCGGTGACGCCGCACACTTTGACGCGGGTCATCTCACGCCTCCCGAAGCGCGTCGTGTTTGGCTTTCGCGGCCCCGGAGTCGATGGCGTCGCGGGCGACTTCGACGCCCCCCTCCAGCGAGTCCGCGAGGCCGGCGACGTAGATTGCCGCGCCGGCGTTGGCGAGGATGAGGTCGCGCTTCGGCCCGGTCACGTCGCCGGTGAGGATGCCTTCGAGGTCGTCGGCGTTCTCCTGCGGCGTGCCGCCGGCGACCGCCTCGATGGGGGCCCGTTCGAGGCCGAGGTCGGCGGGCGTGAGGGTGTACTCGGTGATTTCGTCGCCGTCGATTTCGGCGACCGTGGTCGCGTCGTGGAGCGCGATTTCGTCCATGCCGGAGCCGTGGACGACGAGGGCGCGCTCGACGGGCATGTGCGACAGCGACTCGGCGATGACGGGGACGAGGTCGGCGTCGTAGACGCCGAGGACCTGCGCGTCGGCCCCGGCGGGGTTCGTCAACGGGCCGAGGACGTTGAAGACCGTCCGCATGCCGAGTTCCTTCCGCGGGCCGATGACGGCCTTCATCGCGGGGTGGAACACGGGCGCGAGCATGAAGCCGACGCCGTTGTCCTCGATGCACGCCTCGACGGACTCGGGTTCGGCCTCGACGTTCACGCCGGCGACCTCCAGCACGTCGGCGCTCCCAGAAGACGAAGAGACGGAGTAGTTGCCGTGCTTGGCCACCGCCGCGCCCGCGCCGGCCGCGACGAGCGCGCTCGTGGTCGAGACGTTGATGGTGTTGTAGTCGTCGCCGCCGGTGCCGCAGGTATCGACGAGCGGGCCGCGGTCGGGCTCGATGGTCAGGGCGGCGTCGCGCATCCCCTGCGCGAACCCCGCGATTTCGGCCTCGGTCTCGCCTTTCGCCCGGAGCGCGGCGAGGAGCGCGCCGATTTGCGCCTCGGTCGCGTCCTCGAAGACCGCCCGCGCGGCGTCGCGCGCCTCCTCGACAGTCAGGTCCGCACCGCCGGTCACACGTTCGATATAATCCTGCATTGGTAATCACCGATGTACTTCTTCGGGTTACGATGTACAAATTCGTACATCGGCTTAAGCGTGTCGGGCTGGCGAAAATCGCCGGCATCGACTGGTCGGCGCGCGGGTCGAATCGACCGCCTCGGACGGCGGGACCGCGCTGTGACCCGAATCGCCGCACGTAGTCCGATTCGAAAGCTTAAATTGTAACCCCGGACAACGGAGAGATGCGTCCGAACGGACGCGGGAAGCACCGTAACCGGGTTGGTGGTCTAGTCTGGTTATGACACCTCCTTGACATGGAGGAGGCCGGCAGTTCAAATCTGCCCCAACCCACTCCTCTTCCCGCGTTTCGACGTTCGACGATGTTCGCAACACACCGGGTTGGTGGTCTAGTCTGGTTATGACACCTCCTTGACATGGAGGAGGCCGGCAGTTCAAATCTGCCCCAACCCACTTCTCTCCGACGCCACGGCCGCGAGAGACCTCTGTGTCTCTCGCGTCGGCGTCGTGTACGTGGTTCCGGGCAGATTTGAACCAGCGAGCGAACGCAGTGAGCGAGTGAGGTTCACGCGAGCGAAGCGAGCGTGCCACCCGACACAGCCCACCACAGCATCCAACCGAACAGACAGCCTCCCGCACCACCAACCACTATGCCGTCCGCCCGCGAATCCCGCCCATGGCCCTCCTGCAAATTCCCGGCGGCCCCGAACTCGTTATCTTGGCGCTGTTGCTCCTCATCCCGCTCGCGCTCGTCTATCTGGGCTACAAGCTCGTCCAGTCGCTCCGGGCGTTCGAGGAGGGCAGAGAGGAACAGTCACAGCGGTAGTCAGTCACGACGGCACGTCGGGTCGGGCGTCGTCGCTTCGACTCTCGGCGGCTCCCGCCGGCGACGCCGACCGCTGTCGCCGGTGGTGCAGACGCGCCAGTTGGAGCGTCACCGCGTAGCCGACGACGGCGAGGACGGCGGCGAGAACCGTGTTGCCGACGAGCTGTCGGAGGAGGATATCGAGGCCGGAACTGAGCGACACGTCTGCGACCGAGGCCCCCGAAACCGGCCCGAGCAGATGCGAGCCGAGCCAGAAGCTCGCGCCGTAGACCGCCCACTTGACGGGCGGGTTGAACACGACGAGCGTGGCGACGAGCGCGAGTCGGCTCGCCCGCTCGACGAAGTAGCCGATGAGGGCGAACAGCGCGAGGGCGGTCCCTGCGGTCGGCATGGCCACGAAGAAGACGCCGAACGCGAAGCTGGCAGCCACCTCGTGAGGTGTGTGGTCCGCCGCGAACGCTCGTTCGAGGCCGGACCTGACGCGGGGACGAATCGGCGCGAGACGGTCGTACACTCGACGTGACTAGATGCGAGACGGCGTTATCAACGCTTCGCCGGGGGTGGGTAGTAATAGCGGTTGCCGTGGGACGACCGGCGACCGGCGACCGGAGACCGGATACCGGCGGTCAGCGGAATCGGCGGTCCGACTCCCACTTGTCCTTGAGTTCTATCATCTGGCCGACGCCGCGGGCCACGTCCGAGAGGTGGAAGGC contains these protein-coding regions:
- the trpF gene encoding phosphoribosylanthranilate isomerase codes for the protein MTRVKVCGVTDETDLAAVDAAGADAVGAICDVPVDTPREIPRERARELFAAAPPFLTTTLVTMPDSVDHARDLAREVGPDVLQLHGDFAADDLDSLRATGVGVVPVVDATDLARARDLAPVVDAILVDTPSDSGAGGTGETHDWDASRDLVAAVDAPVILAGGLTPDNVVEAVRTVEPYGVDVASGVEASGGVKDHDAVRAFVAAAKTARGAVDDHEEVVA
- a CDS encoding DUF2062 domain-containing protein, translating into MYDRLAPIRPRVRSGLERAFAADHTPHEVAASFAFGVFFVAMPTAGTALALFALIGYFVERASRLALVATLVVFNPPVKWAVYGASFWLGSHLLGPVSGASVADVSLSSGLDILLRQLVGNTVLAAVLAVVGYAVTLQLARLHHRRQRSASPAGAAESRSDDARPDVPS
- the trpD gene encoding anthranilate phosphoribosyltransferase, which translates into the protein MQDYIERVTGGADLTVEEARDAARAVFEDATEAQIGALLAALRAKGETEAEIAGFAQGMRDAALTIEPDRGPLVDTCGTGGDDYNTINVSTTSALVAAGAGAAVAKHGNYSVSSSSGSADVLEVAGVNVEAEPESVEACIEDNGVGFMLAPVFHPAMKAVIGPRKELGMRTVFNVLGPLTNPAGADAQVLGVYDADLVPVIAESLSHMPVERALVVHGSGMDEIALHDATTVAEIDGDEITEYTLTPADLGLERAPIEAVAGGTPQENADDLEGILTGDVTGPKRDLILANAGAAIYVAGLADSLEGGVEVARDAIDSGAAKAKHDALREA
- the trpE gene encoding anthranilate synthase component I, whose protein sequence is MTAPDTDREEFVSLAGDADGPVVTHLVADLDVSVDPLAAYTTLADRSDYGFLLESAEKVSSSNPQGAFSAPATAADSHARFSFVGYDPEAVVTVGPDGVDVTDLGGPAAEFVGAGDGDVLDSLRGALPDLPRVNFPETDRQTLTGGLVGFLAYEAVYDLWLDEVGRERPDTDDPDAEFVLTTRTLSFDHREDAVRLVCTPVVSPDDDPGEVYDGVVAEAERVAEKLRAADDPAPGGFERTGEDAGSREEYEAAVRKTKEHVRDGDIYQGVISRTRKLRGQVDPVGLYASLREVNPSPYMFLLRHGDRRVVGASPETLVSVRGDRVVVNPIAGTCQRGSGPVEDRRLAGELLADAKERAEHTMLVDLGRNDVRRVSTPGSVRVEDFMSIIKYSHVQHIESTVSGTLDADADAFDATRATFPAGTLTGAPKVRAMEIIDDLEAEPRGVYGGGVGYYSWTGDADVAIVIRTATVDSGGADDAITVRAGAGIVADSDPTAEYEETEQKMGGVLDAVRRIEYGTEEASQ